One window of Phalacrocorax aristotelis chromosome 26, bGulAri2.1, whole genome shotgun sequence genomic DNA carries:
- the DNAJC22 gene encoding dnaJ homolog subfamily C member 22, translated as MAKRLLVAYGLWALGGPLGLHHLYLGRDSHALLWMLTLGGFGAGWLWDFWHLPGWVAAANGAEAPRDRGGTVPALSPLRLVGQVTVGMYFGLVAVLGLPWVPVLLVQPLAVGLGVQLVSSVGDQTAEAPSILAAAFLASLLFQGRVLAVLPASLAASIAAQRHRRYKPRGVPQPRLAARLYHLGLACLAFAAPLACRGLCGAMGVLGTLLALPRAATELLLLPLRTGRLLAELLGFAGGSPAQDGGTGFKPSSWSERQQWAYEVLGLPAGASTEDIHRSHRELVKLWHPDHNRHHAEEAERRFIELQEAYEELAGPRRAAAG; from the exons ATGGCCAAGCGGCTGCTGGTGGCCTACGGGCTGTGGGCACTGGGGGGGCCACTGGGGCTGCACCACCTCTACCTGGGCCGGGACAGCCACGCGCTGCTGTGGATGCTGACGCTGGGTGGCTTCGGCGCCGGCTGGCTCTGGGACTTCTGGCACCTCCCCGGCTGGGTGGCTGCCGCCAACGGGGCCGAGGCACCCAGGGACCGCGGCGGGACCGTGCCGGCCCTCAGCCCCCTGCGCCTGGTGGGGCAGGTGACGGTGGGGATGTATTTTGGGCtggtggcagtgctggggctgccctgggtgccagtgctgctggtgcAGCCCCTGGCTGTGGGTCTGGGGGTGCAGCTGGTCTCCTCGGTGGGAGACCAGACGGCGGAGGCACCCAGCATCCTGGCCGCAGCCTTCCTCGCCTCCCTCCTGTTCCAGGGCCGGGTGCTGGCGGTGCTGCCCGCCAGCCTGGCCGCCAGCATCGCCGCGCAGCGGCACCGGCGCTACAAGCCCCGGGGGGTGCCGCAGCCCCGGCTGGCCGCCCGGCTCTACCACCTGGGGTTGGCATGCCTGGCCTTCGCCGCCCCGCTCGCCTGCCGCGGGCTCTGCGGTGCCATGGGGGTGCTGGGCACCCTCCTGGCCCTGCCCCGTGCTGCCActgagctcctgctcctgcccctccgCACCGGCCGGCTCCTGGCAGAGCTCCTGGGCTTCGCCGGGGGCTCTCCGGCACAGGACGGTGGCACCGGCTTCAAACCGAGCAGCTGGAGCGAGCGGCAGCAGTGGGCGTACGAG GTCCTGGGCCTGCCGGCGGGTGCCTCTACCGAGGACATACACCGGAGCCACCGGGAGCTGGTGAAGCTTTGGCACCCAGATCACAACCGGCACCATGCCGAGGAGGCCGAGAGGCGCTTCATTGAGCTGCAGGAGGCCTACGAGGAGCTGGCGGGGCCCAGGAGAGCGGCGGCAGGGTGA